From Pigmentibacter ruber, a single genomic window includes:
- the hisH gene encoding imidazole glycerol phosphate synthase subunit HisH → MLKKPLIGILETGSGNIISLENSLKRIDLNSIRISNKAQFKLIDKLVIPGQGRFGSVLNHLNKSDLKDELQNWTIKNKPLLGICIGLQILFSESEEDIGIKGLSFFEGKIVKLESPKQPMMGWSNIYYKNNNQVEQVYFVNSFASPEIKFTISTFVNGKKYSAILNKGNITACQFHPEKSGTIGLRLLKQWLY, encoded by the coding sequence ATGCTAAAAAAACCATTAATTGGAATTTTAGAAACAGGATCTGGGAATATTATAAGTCTTGAAAATTCATTAAAACGAATTGATTTAAATTCTATTCGTATCTCAAATAAAGCACAATTTAAATTGATAGATAAATTAGTTATTCCTGGACAAGGAAGATTTGGTTCTGTTTTAAATCATTTAAATAAATCCGATTTAAAAGATGAACTTCAAAATTGGACTATTAAAAATAAACCCCTATTAGGAATTTGTATTGGTTTACAAATATTATTTTCAGAAAGTGAAGAAGATATTGGAATAAAAGGGCTTTCATTTTTTGAAGGAAAAATTGTTAAATTAGAAAGTCCAAAGCAGCCTATGATGGGTTGGTCAAATATTTACTATAAAAATAATAATCAAGTTGAACAAGTCTATTTTGTAAATTCATTTGCTTCACCTGAAATAAAATTTACCATTTCAACTTTTGTGAATGGAAAAAAATATAGTGCAATTTTAAATAAAGGTAATATCACTGCTTGTCAGTTTCATCCAGAAAAATCAGGAACAATTGGATTAAGGTTATTAAAACAATGGCTCTATTAA
- a CDS encoding YigZ family protein, which translates to MFENYRTIGKNVSCEIIIEKSKFIASINKVVSEQEATEFIAGIKHKYWDATHNCSAFLINNNEMRSSDDGEPAGTAGKPILECIKKNNLQKISVVVTRYFGGIKLGAGGLIRAYTAATQEAIKHSGIEEHIFYHAFEMSLDYEFWNKIEHFFKSQKIVYDKPIYLDKITVTFYTLETKMILDELKNKGNGTIIINEKPGKYLATPLEKPL; encoded by the coding sequence ATTATAATTGAAAAATCAAAATTTATTGCCTCAATAAACAAAGTGGTTTCAGAGCAAGAAGCGACTGAATTTATTGCGGGAATAAAGCATAAATATTGGGATGCCACTCATAATTGTTCTGCATTTTTAATTAATAACAATGAAATGCGTTCTAGTGATGATGGAGAACCTGCTGGCACTGCAGGAAAACCAATTCTTGAATGCATAAAAAAGAACAATTTACAAAAAATTTCAGTTGTTGTTACAAGATATTTTGGTGGAATTAAATTAGGAGCAGGAGGTTTGATTAGGGCTTATACTGCAGCAACTCAAGAGGCAATTAAGCATTCAGGGATTGAAGAACATATTTTTTATCATGCCTTTGAAATGAGTTTAGATTATGAGTTTTGGAATAAAATAGAACATTTTTTCAAAAGCCAAAAGATAGTTTATGATAAACCAATTTATCTAGATAAAATAACTGTTACTTTTTATACCTTAGAAACTAAAATGATTTTAGATGAATTAAAAAATAAAGGAAATGGAACAATTATAATTAATGAAAAACCTGGTAAATATTTAGCTACTCCACTAGAAAAGCCTCTTTAA
- a CDS encoding peptidylprolyl isomerase: MLKTIKMLHVFLLLSFTICVPSIIAAPSKGEVVKKEKTTKIKKKSNKQQKASSQQKTALAELPVPKGHAEVVMITNFGKIRLDLFKDKDPETVNNFLEYVKAGYYNNTIFHRIVDGFLIQGGGYDIHFNEKNPLFPPIKNNSKNGFKNLIGTIVMARKQSDPNSATSQFFINLSNNSYLDYSSTEEGYTVFGKVISGMEIIQKIARIKIGQREGMYHVPFYPEEAIIKEAFLVE, translated from the coding sequence ATGTTAAAAACAATTAAAATGTTACATGTCTTTTTACTCCTTTCTTTTACAATTTGCGTGCCAAGTATCATTGCGGCTCCAAGTAAAGGAGAAGTTGTTAAAAAAGAAAAAACAACGAAAATAAAAAAGAAATCAAATAAACAGCAAAAAGCGTCTAGCCAACAAAAAACAGCTCTTGCTGAACTGCCAGTTCCCAAGGGACATGCCGAAGTTGTGATGATCACAAACTTTGGAAAAATAAGACTAGATCTTTTTAAAGATAAGGATCCCGAAACTGTAAATAATTTTCTCGAGTATGTCAAAGCGGGTTACTATAATAATACTATTTTTCATAGAATTGTTGATGGTTTTTTAATTCAAGGAGGAGGTTATGACATTCATTTTAATGAAAAAAACCCGCTATTTCCTCCAATCAAAAATAATTCTAAAAATGGATTTAAAAATTTAATTGGAACTATTGTCATGGCTAGAAAACAAAGTGATCCCAATTCAGCAACTTCACAGTTTTTTATAAATTTATCAAACAATTCATATTTAGATTATTCATCTACTGAAGAAGGCTACACTGTATTTGGAAAAGTAATCTCTGGAATGGAAATTATTCAGAAAATAGCACGAATAAAAATAGGCCAAAGAGAAGGAATGTATCATGTTCCCTTTTATCCAGAAGAAGCTATTATTAAAGAGGCTTTTCTAGTGGAGTAG
- the hisB gene encoding imidazoleglycerol-phosphate dehydratase HisB — translation MRISKKNRTTKETTISINLNIDGSRKINIDTQLKFFDHMLEQLAFHSNWDLDIRATGDIDVDDHHLIEDIAILLGECLNELRLKKKNLMRYGQRLLPMDSTLILCALDLDGRGECVIDLPFSREFIGKIATEMWKHFFKSLSSNGNFSLHIKTLYFDNNHHLVEGSFKSLALALKEAFTLNNSEKILSTKGEIC, via the coding sequence ATGAGAATATCTAAAAAAAACCGTACAACCAAAGAAACGACGATATCGATAAATTTAAATATTGATGGAAGTAGGAAAATTAATATAGATACTCAATTAAAATTTTTTGATCATATGTTAGAACAATTAGCTTTTCATAGCAATTGGGATTTAGATATTCGTGCTACGGGTGATATTGATGTAGATGATCATCATCTTATTGAAGATATAGCTATATTACTGGGAGAATGTTTAAATGAATTACGTTTGAAAAAAAAGAATTTGATGAGATATGGTCAAAGACTATTACCTATGGATTCTACTTTAATATTATGCGCACTTGATTTAGATGGAAGAGGAGAATGTGTTATTGATCTTCCTTTCTCAAGAGAATTTATCGGAAAAATAGCTACTGAAATGTGGAAGCATTTTTTTAAATCATTATCTTCAAATGGGAATTTTAGTCTCCATATTAAAACTTTATATTTTGATAATAATCATCACTTAGTAGAAGGAAGTTTTAAATCTTTAGCTTTAGCACTTAAAGAAGCATTTACTCTTAATAATTCAGAAAAAATATTGAGTACGAAAGGAGAAATATGCTAA
- the hisD gene encoding histidinol dehydrogenase: MIISTQNWKRKPLDYSFKTSKDVEKMILDISQRGDLAINEYSLAFDNFLPKWIQLKPFKEYPLEKKLKEAILLAASRIRRFAEFQMESFSSSSFSDEHGQYSQIIAPIDRIAAYIPGGKAPLISSALMTLIPSQVAGCSERIAFSPSTNEVLLAAASLAGATQFLQIGGAQAICAAAFGYDLMPSCDLIVGPGNRYVSEAKFQLQNRIKIDSIAGPSEILIVIDQNTQIDLILEDILAQCEHGEDSCAVVVSCHKLILETLIQKIVATHSDPKNLIEKQIQFIYAEDPLRLISFCNHYAPEHLQWCAKSISCEGLKHYGALFIGEYSPVALGDYLSGPNHTLPTLGKAKYSSGLSVCDFIRFQTKQEINSSTTLFRSARMIAQAEGLEHHAKSLEMREKFRIQNKINLNKTFKKESNIVKITI, encoded by the coding sequence ATGATAATATCAACTCAAAACTGGAAAAGAAAACCCTTAGATTATTCATTCAAAACTTCAAAAGATGTTGAAAAAATGATTTTAGATATTTCTCAACGTGGAGATTTAGCTATCAATGAATATAGTTTAGCATTTGATAACTTTTTACCGAAATGGATTCAATTAAAACCTTTTAAAGAATATCCTCTTGAAAAAAAATTAAAAGAAGCAATATTATTAGCGGCTAGTCGCATTCGTCGATTTGCAGAATTCCAAATGGAATCCTTTTCATCGAGTTCATTTTCAGATGAGCATGGTCAATATAGTCAAATCATAGCACCGATCGATAGAATTGCTGCATATATTCCAGGAGGAAAAGCACCTCTTATTTCATCTGCACTGATGACTTTAATTCCTTCACAGGTAGCAGGATGTTCAGAAAGAATTGCATTTTCACCGAGTACAAATGAAGTTTTACTTGCAGCTGCTTCTCTTGCTGGAGCAACTCAGTTTTTACAAATTGGTGGGGCTCAAGCAATTTGTGCAGCTGCTTTTGGTTATGACTTAATGCCTTCATGCGATTTAATTGTTGGACCAGGAAACCGTTATGTTTCTGAAGCAAAATTTCAATTACAAAATAGAATTAAAATTGATTCGATAGCAGGTCCGAGTGAGATTTTAATTGTGATAGATCAAAATACACAAATCGATTTAATCTTGGAAGATATTTTAGCACAATGTGAACATGGTGAAGATTCTTGTGCTGTTGTTGTTTCCTGTCATAAATTAATACTCGAAACTCTCATTCAAAAAATAGTCGCTACACATTCAGATCCAAAAAATTTAATTGAGAAACAAATTCAATTTATTTATGCTGAAGATCCGTTGAGACTGATTTCTTTTTGCAATCATTACGCACCGGAACATTTGCAGTGGTGTGCAAAAAGTATTTCGTGCGAAGGATTGAAACATTATGGAGCCTTATTTATTGGAGAATACTCTCCAGTTGCTTTAGGAGATTATTTAAGTGGGCCAAATCATACATTACCTACTTTGGGAAAAGCAAAATATTCATCGGGATTATCTGTTTGTGACTTTATTCGATTTCAAACGAAACAAGAAATAAATTCTTCAACAACTCTTTTTCGATCTGCAAGAATGATTGCTCAAGCTGAAGGACTAGAACATCATGCTAAAAGCCTTGAAATGAGGGAAAAATTTAGAATTCAAAACAAGATTAATTTAAACAAAACATTCAAGAAAGAAAGTAATATTGTAAAAATTACAATATAA
- the hisE gene encoding phosphoribosyl-ATP diphosphatase encodes MLIPSIDLYNGQAVQWRQGKEKVIARDDIFELLEKFSLYGEIALIDLNAALNQGNNTELIKKILQKIPCRVGGGIRNKQIAIDYLKSGATKIIIGTAAKENWVSELTKESIIIAIDAENDELCNNGWTHKTGENVLDVMENLSYKCSEFLYTQILKEGMLQGIDRERISKIIYNSSVPLTIAGGISTQDDINFINQQGANCQIGMAIYTNFLSLDDAFIANLSFNKNDLIPTIVQDIDTKEVLMLAYSNEISLRMAFQSRKGVYWSRSRNKLWIKGENSNNFQKLIRADFDCDGDSLIFQVQQVNKACHLKRWSCFSSQRNQFSLSSLEKIIENKINELNLNSFTSKLFLDKNLRFEKLREETEELIEAVHYEHVRWESADLLYFLLVDAKSKGVSYKDIVNELRARTK; translated from the coding sequence ATGTTAATCCCTAGTATTGATTTGTATAATGGACAAGCTGTTCAATGGCGGCAAGGAAAAGAAAAAGTAATTGCAAGAGATGATATTTTTGAATTATTAGAAAAATTTAGTTTGTACGGAGAAATTGCTTTAATAGATTTAAATGCAGCTTTGAATCAAGGAAACAATACAGAACTTATTAAAAAAATATTACAAAAAATTCCTTGTCGTGTTGGAGGAGGAATACGTAATAAACAAATTGCTATAGATTATTTAAAATCTGGGGCGACGAAAATTATAATTGGAACAGCAGCTAAAGAAAATTGGGTATCTGAATTAACTAAAGAATCAATCATAATTGCAATTGATGCAGAAAATGATGAGTTGTGTAATAATGGATGGACGCATAAAACAGGAGAAAATGTATTAGATGTAATGGAAAATTTATCTTATAAATGTAGCGAATTTTTATATACACAAATTTTAAAAGAAGGAATGTTACAGGGTATAGATCGTGAAAGAATTTCCAAAATAATATATAATTCTTCTGTTCCTTTAACTATTGCGGGAGGAATTTCTACTCAAGATGACATTAATTTTATCAATCAACAAGGCGCAAATTGTCAAATTGGAATGGCGATCTATACCAATTTTCTTTCCTTAGATGATGCTTTTATTGCAAATTTATCATTTAATAAAAATGATCTCATACCTACAATCGTTCAGGATATAGATACAAAAGAAGTTTTAATGTTAGCCTATTCAAATGAAATATCATTAAGAATGGCCTTTCAATCTAGAAAAGGTGTGTATTGGAGTCGTTCTCGAAATAAATTATGGATAAAAGGTGAAAATTCAAATAATTTTCAAAAATTAATTCGAGCAGATTTTGATTGTGATGGCGATTCACTCATTTTTCAAGTTCAACAAGTTAATAAGGCTTGTCATTTAAAGCGATGGAGTTGTTTTTCTTCACAAAGAAATCAATTTAGCCTTTCCTCTTTAGAAAAAATAATTGAAAATAAAATAAATGAATTGAATCTTAATTCTTTTACTTCAAAGCTATTTTTAGATAAAAATCTGCGTTTCGAAAAATTACGTGAAGAGACAGAAGAATTAATAGAAGCAGTTCATTATGAACATGTACGTTGGGAATCAGCAGATTTGCTTTATTTTCTTCTTGTAGATGCCAAATCAAAAGGGGTTTCCTATAAAGACATTGTAAATGAATTGAGGGCGCGAACAAAATGA
- a CDS encoding S1/P1 nuclease: protein MRIQGKVFAIITCVNFLSMNKSFAFWDQSHQLIAGIAEQKISEKTKTEVYRLLKIAIATPGSEELARNSSTMDTAASWADNIKGYRETENYSTCHYTDVPLTKEMIGKDINDDEAMAKLKDAVAKSNYNSVNCLKSSIKTLLTNSESDVKKAIALRMVLHIVGDIGQPLHSAELVSGDFTDAGGNNIKLDKPVNIINIDGTSSSANNMHKIWDSSLNIYFQFAYDPERTKKGIYTTEETNATKKDSISIIKNKNFKFLTNSLENSSNESLIEGWVLDSYKTAVKSVYTDIKLPTSDFSSQATITASFTKNWKSYHDDRADIIGNQIKKSGIRLYFVLNEIFDSGKIDNPYKTLVENIRNDSSIQPFGKK, encoded by the coding sequence ATGCGAATTCAAGGAAAGGTATTTGCTATAATAACTTGTGTAAATTTTCTAAGTATGAATAAATCTTTTGCTTTTTGGGATCAATCACATCAATTGATTGCTGGAATAGCAGAACAAAAAATATCAGAAAAAACAAAAACTGAAGTGTATCGACTATTAAAAATAGCGATAGCGACTCCTGGCAGTGAAGAATTAGCAAGAAATTCTTCTACAATGGATACTGCAGCCTCTTGGGCGGATAATATTAAAGGATATAGAGAAACCGAGAACTACTCAACTTGCCATTATACAGATGTACCCCTTACTAAAGAAATGATTGGCAAAGATATAAATGATGATGAAGCTATGGCTAAATTAAAAGATGCTGTAGCAAAGAGCAATTATAATTCAGTAAATTGTTTAAAAAGCTCTATTAAAACTTTATTAACTAACTCAGAAAGTGATGTGAAAAAGGCTATAGCTCTGCGAATGGTCTTGCATATTGTGGGTGATATTGGTCAGCCTTTGCATAGTGCAGAACTTGTTTCAGGTGATTTTACAGACGCAGGTGGAAATAATATTAAACTTGATAAGCCAGTTAACATTATCAATATTGATGGGACATCTTCATCAGCTAATAATATGCATAAAATTTGGGATTCTTCGCTAAATATTTATTTTCAATTTGCTTATGATCCTGAGCGAACTAAAAAAGGTATTTATACAACTGAAGAAACGAATGCTACTAAAAAAGATTCTATTTCTATAATTAAAAATAAAAATTTTAAATTTTTAACAAATTCATTAGAAAATTCTTCAAATGAAAGCTTAATAGAAGGATGGGTTTTAGATTCATATAAAACTGCTGTTAAAAGTGTTTATACTGATATTAAATTACCAACTTCAGATTTTAGTTCCCAAGCCACTATAACAGCTTCTTTTACTAAAAACTGGAAATCTTATCATGATGATAGAGCTGATATAATTGGAAATCAAATAAAGAAATCTGGGATTAGATTGTATTTTGTATTAAATGAAATTTTTGACTCTGGAAAAATAGATAATCCATATAAAACCTTAGTAGAAAATATTAGGAACGATTCTTCAATCCAACCTTTTGGGAAAAAGTAA
- a CDS encoding tyrosine-type recombinase/integrase: MKNNTNNLKISTSATNALKKKTFIDVKSLSEWSQRELTTNFKDIILHFVFSFTSINTRRSYLNDLKEFNLFLERKGIFCIKNIDEKVLISWNNELNSRENLNQKSIRRKLIVISSVFMFCIKRKLVSKNPMEFIQKPKLTFESKTNALTFAEVKILLQYLENNYLEYTQQNIFSRSSKAAILAYSVISTLLSVGMRVEELCQLKLKDIESNPDFTRLHLKVKGNEQHSPIIHPKTASIIENYRKICRNNANENDYLFVRSQNVKIQTKLTQPAIYKMLNIAIQSAGIEKKISPHSCRATLATLLHNQGTPIGEIQHLLNHKEISTTAIYIKKANEIEESAALKLNLDKFHPK, translated from the coding sequence ATGAAGAACAATACTAATAACCTAAAAATCTCCACCTCTGCGACCAACGCATTAAAAAAGAAGACCTTCATTGATGTTAAATCTCTGTCTGAATGGAGTCAAAGAGAACTTACTACCAACTTCAAAGATATTATTTTACATTTTGTGTTTAGTTTCACAAGCATCAACACAAGACGCAGCTATTTAAACGACTTAAAAGAATTTAATTTATTTTTAGAAAGAAAAGGCATTTTTTGTATTAAAAACATTGATGAAAAAGTATTAATTTCTTGGAATAATGAATTAAATAGTAGAGAAAATCTAAATCAAAAATCTATTAGAAGGAAATTAATTGTTATTTCTTCTGTATTTATGTTTTGTATAAAAAGAAAATTAGTTAGTAAAAACCCTATGGAATTTATTCAGAAACCTAAATTAACTTTTGAAAGTAAAACAAATGCTTTAACTTTTGCTGAAGTAAAAATTTTATTACAATATTTAGAAAATAATTATTTAGAATACACACAGCAAAATATTTTTTCTCGTTCTTCTAAAGCTGCAATATTGGCATATTCAGTAATATCTACATTACTTTCTGTTGGAATGCGTGTAGAAGAACTCTGCCAATTAAAATTAAAAGACATTGAAAGCAACCCAGACTTTACAAGACTACACTTAAAAGTAAAAGGGAATGAGCAACACTCTCCAATTATTCATCCTAAAACTGCATCTATTATCGAAAATTATCGCAAAATTTGTAGAAATAATGCCAATGAAAATGACTATTTATTTGTTCGTAGTCAAAATGTAAAAATACAAACTAAATTAACCCAACCAGCCATATATAAAATGTTAAATATAGCAATTCAGTCTGCTGGCATTGAAAAAAAAATCAGCCCTCACAGTTGTCGAGCAACATTAGCTACTTTATTACATAATCAAGGCACTCCAATTGGAGAAATTCAGCACTTATTAAACCATAAAGAAATCTCAACAACTGCTATTTATATAAAGAAAGCAAATGAAATTGAGGAATCTGCTGCATTGAAATTAAATTTAGATAAATTTCATCCTAAATAA
- the hisG gene encoding ATP phosphoribosyltransferase produces MVLRIVLPKGRIYDKVCDILSECGLNFSATDRNYRPHVSRKNIEIKLLKSQNIPPLVELGHHDIGFAGLDWIKEQNSNVVNLLDLGFDPVKIIAAIPENSDIEQLKNRPIVVVSEYENLTKQFLNQNGYQFKFIRSYGATEVFPPEDADLIVDNTATGATLKANHLKIVSTILESTTQFIANKQAMNDPNKKIQIENILSIMQGVIQARNRVLLEMNCEEINLNQIVSILPSMRSVTVSKLFKSNWYSVKSAVLLKDVPDLIVKLNIAGAKDILEIPIRKVM; encoded by the coding sequence ATGGTACTACGCATAGTTCTACCCAAAGGTCGAATTTATGATAAAGTTTGCGATATACTTTCAGAATGTGGATTAAATTTCTCGGCGACGGATAGAAATTATAGACCGCATGTTTCAAGGAAAAATATAGAAATAAAACTCTTAAAAAGTCAAAATATCCCGCCTTTAGTGGAATTAGGCCATCATGATATAGGTTTTGCAGGTCTTGATTGGATAAAGGAACAAAATTCCAACGTCGTAAATTTGCTAGATTTGGGTTTCGATCCTGTAAAAATCATTGCCGCTATTCCTGAAAATTCAGATATAGAACAATTAAAAAATAGACCAATAGTTGTTGTTTCAGAATATGAAAATTTAACTAAACAATTTTTAAATCAAAATGGATATCAATTTAAATTTATTCGTTCTTATGGTGCAACGGAAGTTTTTCCTCCAGAAGATGCAGATCTTATTGTAGATAATACTGCGACAGGAGCCACTTTAAAAGCAAATCATTTAAAAATAGTAAGTACAATTCTTGAAAGTACAACGCAATTTATTGCAAATAAGCAAGCAATGAATGATCCAAATAAAAAAATACAGATAGAAAATATTTTATCCATCATGCAGGGAGTAATTCAAGCGAGAAATAGAGTTCTTTTAGAAATGAATTGTGAGGAAATAAATTTAAATCAAATTGTTTCTATTTTGCCTTCTATGCGTTCTGTAACTGTTTCTAAACTTTTTAAATCGAACTGGTATTCGGTTAAATCTGCAGTTTTATTAAAAGATGTTCCCGATTTAATTGTTAAGTTAAATATTGCTGGGGCAAAAGATATTTTAGAAATTCCAATTAGGAAAGTTATGTAA
- the hisF gene encoding imidazole glycerol phosphate synthase subunit HisF, which yields MALLKRIIPCLDIKNGLVVKGQKFDSLITLGDPVSLAKKYEDEGADELVLLDISASLENRKAIREIVLEVAKVLTIPFTVGGGIHQLADITALLEAGADKVSINSSAVQNPNLIDEVASYFGSQCIVIAIDYLSSGSSDNVFIHGGTKQTNKNVIDWANEVTQRGAGELLLTCIDRDGTGAGFEQNIIKQLSNKLTIPIVASGGAKKEKDFIDIFKAGADGALAAGIFHRNEIKIQQIKTLMKQMDIPVRISKEVKDVNP from the coding sequence ATGGCTCTATTAAAAAGAATCATCCCTTGTTTAGATATTAAAAACGGTCTTGTAGTAAAAGGACAAAAATTTGATTCTCTCATCACGCTTGGAGATCCTGTTTCTTTAGCTAAAAAATATGAAGATGAAGGAGCAGATGAATTAGTATTACTCGACATCAGTGCTTCATTAGAAAACCGTAAGGCAATACGAGAAATTGTTCTTGAAGTTGCAAAAGTACTCACTATCCCTTTTACAGTAGGGGGAGGAATTCATCAATTAGCGGATATAACTGCACTGCTCGAAGCAGGAGCGGATAAAGTATCGATCAATTCAAGTGCAGTCCAGAATCCAAATTTAATTGATGAAGTCGCGTCTTATTTTGGGTCACAGTGCATTGTTATTGCTATTGATTATTTGAGTAGTGGTTCTTCTGATAATGTTTTCATTCATGGCGGTACAAAACAAACTAATAAAAATGTGATTGATTGGGCTAATGAAGTTACTCAAAGAGGTGCTGGTGAATTGCTTTTGACTTGTATCGATCGTGATGGAACAGGTGCTGGATTTGAACAAAATATTATAAAACAGCTTAGTAATAAATTAACAATACCAATTGTTGCTTCAGGCGGAGCAAAAAAAGAAAAAGATTTTATCGATATTTTTAAGGCAGGTGCTGATGGTGCATTGGCAGCAGGCATTTTTCATAGAAATGAAATAAAAATTCAACAAATAAAAACACTCATGAAACAAATGGATATACCTGTTCGTATTTCAAAGGAAGTAAAAGATGTTAATCCCTAG
- a CDS encoding aminotransferase class I/II-fold pyridoxal phosphate-dependent enzyme, protein MENKNELTELKLDFNERSDCFPNWLIEATKNLNLNFLWKYPDKQEFEKKLAKTISCSEKNILSTNGADEGIDLIFRMAAKQKRKILLPLPAFGMYLEAAEKNSLNLLKIFPKPNFALNKKLLLNSVSKNQLIVLTSPNNPTGEVLDELFLRKLILYAERLGSLVLIDAAYGEFSLNDFSIKLAKEFNNVLVLKTFSKIYGLAGIRLGYIFAKENILNEVKYFIFPFNISDFSLQLGLRALENDVQTENKEYSKIIKKNVDYITNQCKNIFSLNVIKSESNFIFLQLSRKRSELLYRFLISNRVKVRKFNENYLKGCIRITIPKNIDRLFLLMQQILRPSLICLDMDGVLIDTQNTYDQCIISTVNYFTDLKITVDDLNIKRNLGGLNCDWELTKKIIKDKTGKNYDIEIIKNYFQLRYQEIINKNNQEKVLINHKTGNYIKKYNLAIVTGRPREEALAGSRQLPIKIKEIISRDDVKNLKPSSEGIELIKNKLQTDKVWMVGDTIDDIRAAISANAVAIGVGKKNKEYLLKTGAHFVIDSINEIGDLLR, encoded by the coding sequence ATGGAAAATAAAAATGAATTAACTGAACTGAAATTAGATTTTAATGAAAGAAGTGATTGTTTTCCAAACTGGTTAATTGAAGCAACTAAAAATTTAAATTTAAATTTTTTATGGAAATATCCTGATAAACAAGAATTTGAAAAAAAATTAGCAAAAACAATTTCTTGTTCTGAAAAAAATATATTAAGTACAAATGGGGCAGATGAAGGGATCGATTTAATTTTCCGAATGGCTGCGAAACAAAAAAGAAAAATTTTACTTCCACTTCCTGCTTTTGGAATGTATTTAGAAGCAGCAGAAAAAAATTCATTAAATCTTCTAAAAATTTTTCCAAAACCGAATTTTGCACTAAATAAAAAATTATTACTTAATTCCGTGTCTAAAAATCAATTAATTGTTTTAACCAGTCCAAATAATCCAACTGGCGAAGTTTTAGATGAATTATTTTTACGCAAACTCATCCTTTATGCAGAACGATTGGGGAGTCTTGTATTAATTGATGCTGCATATGGAGAGTTTTCTTTGAATGATTTTAGTATTAAATTAGCCAAAGAGTTTAATAATGTTTTAGTGCTCAAGACATTTTCAAAAATTTATGGTTTAGCTGGAATACGTCTAGGATATATTTTTGCCAAAGAAAATATTTTGAATGAAGTCAAATATTTTATCTTTCCTTTCAATATTTCTGATTTTAGTTTGCAACTAGGATTAAGAGCTTTAGAAAATGATGTCCAAACAGAAAATAAAGAATACAGTAAAATTATAAAAAAAAATGTAGATTATATCACGAATCAATGTAAAAATATATTTTCACTAAATGTAATAAAAAGTGAAAGTAATTTTATATTTCTTCAATTATCTAGAAAAAGATCAGAATTATTATACCGTTTTTTGATTTCAAATAGAGTAAAAGTTAGAAAATTTAATGAAAATTATTTAAAGGGTTGCATACGAATCACGATTCCAAAAAATATAGATAGATTGTTTTTGCTCATGCAGCAAATTTTAAGACCCTCTTTGATTTGTTTAGATATGGATGGAGTTTTAATCGATACGCAAAATACTTATGATCAATGCATAATTTCAACAGTAAATTATTTTACTGATTTAAAAATTACAGTTGATGATCTAAATATAAAAAGAAATTTAGGTGGTTTAAATTGTGACTGGGAATTAACAAAAAAAATAATAAAAGATAAAACAGGAAAGAATTATGATATTGAAATAATTAAAAATTATTTTCAACTGAGATATCAAGAAATTATTAATAAAAATAATCAAGAAAAAGTGCTTATTAATCATAAAACGGGAAATTATATAAAAAAATATAACTTAGCAATTGTGACAGGTCGACCAAGGGAAGAAGCACTTGCTGGTTCTAGACAATTACCTATAAAAATAAAAGAAATAATTTCTCGTGATGATGTGAAGAATTTAAAACCTTCTTCTGAAGGAATTGAATTAATAAAAAATAAACTTCAAACAGATAAAGTTTGGATGGTTGGCGATACAATAGATGATATTCGTGCAGCAATTTCAGCAAATGCGGTTGCTATCGGGGTAGGGAAAAAAAATAAAGAATATTTATTAAAAACAGGAGCGCATTTTGTCATTGATTCAATTAATGAAATAGGGGATTTATTAAGATGA